A genomic region of Salvelinus alpinus chromosome 12, SLU_Salpinus.1, whole genome shotgun sequence contains the following coding sequences:
- the LOC139535937 gene encoding negative elongation factor D isoform X1 yields MDEEYYERNIGDWDGPDGNQDDYVEGENDGKVQEDCLQKFSSRDYIMEPAVFNTLKTYFQAGGSPEHVIQLLSENYSAVAQTVNLLAEWLIQMGVEPAQVQERVENHLKSLLIKHFDPQKADSIFTVEGETPAWLEQMIAHTTWRDLFYKLAEAHPDCLMLNFTVKLISDAGYQGEITSVSTACQQLEVFSRVLRTSLATLLDGGEDNLEKNLPEFAKMVCHGEHTYLFAQAMMSIMSQEEQGGSAMRRIGQEVQKSAHQRGHDASQITLALGTAAAYPRACQALGAMLSKGALNPADITVLFKMFSSMDPPPVELIRVPAFLDLFMQSLFKPGSKINQDHKHKYIHILAYAASVVETWKKNKRVNINKDELKSTSKAIETVHNLCCNENKGATELVAELSTLYQCIRFPVVAMGVLKWVDWTVSEPRYFQLQTDHTPVHLALLDEISTCHQLLHPQVLQLLIKLFETEHSQLDVMEQMELKKTLLDRMVHLLSRGYVLPVVGYIRKCLEKLNTDISLIRYFVTEVLDVIAPPYTSDFVQLFLPILENDSIAGTIRTEGEHDPVAEFIAHCKSNFIMMN; encoded by the exons TGCTGTATTCAACACCCTTAAAAC ATATTTTCAGGCTGGTGGCTCCCCTGAACACGTCATCCAGCTCCTGTCGGAGAACTACTCCGCTGTGGCCCAGACTGTCAACCTGCTGGCAGAGTGGCTCATCCAGATGG GTGTAGAGCCAGCTCAGGTGCAGGAACGGGTAGAGAATCACTTGAAGAGTCTGCTGATCAAGCACTTTGACCCCCAGAAGGCTGACTCCATCTTTAccgtggagggagag ACTCCTGCCTGGCTGGAACAGATGATCGCCCACACCACCTGGAGAGACCTTTTCTACAAGCTGGCCGAGGCCCACCCTGACTGTCTGATGCTCAACTTCACTGTCAAG ctCATCTCAGACGCGGGCTACCAGGGGGAGATCACCAGTGTGTCCACGGCGTGCCAGCAGCTGGAGGTGTTCTCCAGGGTCCTGAGAACCTCTCTGGCCACACtgctggatggaggagaggacaacCTGGAGAAGAACCTGCCAGAGTTCGCT AAGATGGTGTGTCACGGGGAGCACACTTACCTGTTTGCCCAGGCCATGATGTCCATCATGTctcaggaggagcagggagggtCGGCCATGCGCAGGATCGGCCAGGAAGTACAGAAGTCTGCACATCAGAG GGGGCATGATGCCAGTCAGATCACCCTAGCATTGGGCACAGCAGCAGCCTACCCTCGAGCTTGCCAGGCCCTGGGTGCAATGCTGTCCAAAGGGGCACTCAACCCTGCTGACATCACTGTGCTCTTCAAGATGTTCAGCAGCATGGACCCACCTCCCGTAGAGCTG ATTCGAGTGCCTGCCTTCCTGGACCTGTTTATGCAGTCGCTATTCAAGCCAGGCTCCAAGATCAACCAGGACCATAAACACAAATACATTCACATCCTGGCCTACGCTGCCAGTGTGGTCGAGACATGGAAAAAG AACAAGCGAGTGAACATCAACAAGGATGAGCTCAAGTCCACCTCCAAGGCCATTGAGACGGTCCATAACCTGTGTTGCAATGAGAACAAAGGAGCCACAGAACTGGTGGCTGAGCTCAGCACTCTGTACCAGTGCATCCG GTTCCCGGTTGTTGCCATGGGGGTGCTGAAATGGGTTGATTGGACGGTCTCTGAGCCCCGCTACTTCCAGCTCCAGACAGACCACACCCCTGTCCATCTAGCGCTTCTGGATGAG ATCAGCACCTGTCACCAGCTCCTGCACCCACAGGTCCTCCAGCTGCTGATCAAGCTATTTGAGACAGAACACTCCCAGCTTGACGTCATGGAGCAG ATGGAGCTGAAGAAGACCCTGTTGGATCGTATGGTCCACCTGCTGAGTCGGGGCTACGTGTTGCCTGTGGTCGGATACATCCGCAAGTGCCTGGAGAAGCTCAACACGGACATCTCTCTCATTCGCTACTTCGTAACAGAA GTGTTGGATGTGATTGCCCCGCCATACACTTCAGACTTTGTCCAGCTGTTCCTGCCCATCCTGGAGAATGACAGCATCGCTGGAACCATTCGGACAGAGGGAGAACATGACCCTGTTGCAGAGTTCATAG CTCACTGCAAATCCAACTTCATCATGATGAACTGA
- the LOC139535937 gene encoding negative elongation factor D isoform X2 translates to MDEEYYERNIGDWDGPDGNDDYVEGENDGKVQEDCLQKFSSRDYIMEPAVFNTLKTYFQAGGSPEHVIQLLSENYSAVAQTVNLLAEWLIQMGVEPAQVQERVENHLKSLLIKHFDPQKADSIFTVEGETPAWLEQMIAHTTWRDLFYKLAEAHPDCLMLNFTVKLISDAGYQGEITSVSTACQQLEVFSRVLRTSLATLLDGGEDNLEKNLPEFAKMVCHGEHTYLFAQAMMSIMSQEEQGGSAMRRIGQEVQKSAHQRGHDASQITLALGTAAAYPRACQALGAMLSKGALNPADITVLFKMFSSMDPPPVELIRVPAFLDLFMQSLFKPGSKINQDHKHKYIHILAYAASVVETWKKNKRVNINKDELKSTSKAIETVHNLCCNENKGATELVAELSTLYQCIRFPVVAMGVLKWVDWTVSEPRYFQLQTDHTPVHLALLDEISTCHQLLHPQVLQLLIKLFETEHSQLDVMEQMELKKTLLDRMVHLLSRGYVLPVVGYIRKCLEKLNTDISLIRYFVTEVLDVIAPPYTSDFVQLFLPILENDSIAGTIRTEGEHDPVAEFIAHCKSNFIMMN, encoded by the exons TGCTGTATTCAACACCCTTAAAAC ATATTTTCAGGCTGGTGGCTCCCCTGAACACGTCATCCAGCTCCTGTCGGAGAACTACTCCGCTGTGGCCCAGACTGTCAACCTGCTGGCAGAGTGGCTCATCCAGATGG GTGTAGAGCCAGCTCAGGTGCAGGAACGGGTAGAGAATCACTTGAAGAGTCTGCTGATCAAGCACTTTGACCCCCAGAAGGCTGACTCCATCTTTAccgtggagggagag ACTCCTGCCTGGCTGGAACAGATGATCGCCCACACCACCTGGAGAGACCTTTTCTACAAGCTGGCCGAGGCCCACCCTGACTGTCTGATGCTCAACTTCACTGTCAAG ctCATCTCAGACGCGGGCTACCAGGGGGAGATCACCAGTGTGTCCACGGCGTGCCAGCAGCTGGAGGTGTTCTCCAGGGTCCTGAGAACCTCTCTGGCCACACtgctggatggaggagaggacaacCTGGAGAAGAACCTGCCAGAGTTCGCT AAGATGGTGTGTCACGGGGAGCACACTTACCTGTTTGCCCAGGCCATGATGTCCATCATGTctcaggaggagcagggagggtCGGCCATGCGCAGGATCGGCCAGGAAGTACAGAAGTCTGCACATCAGAG GGGGCATGATGCCAGTCAGATCACCCTAGCATTGGGCACAGCAGCAGCCTACCCTCGAGCTTGCCAGGCCCTGGGTGCAATGCTGTCCAAAGGGGCACTCAACCCTGCTGACATCACTGTGCTCTTCAAGATGTTCAGCAGCATGGACCCACCTCCCGTAGAGCTG ATTCGAGTGCCTGCCTTCCTGGACCTGTTTATGCAGTCGCTATTCAAGCCAGGCTCCAAGATCAACCAGGACCATAAACACAAATACATTCACATCCTGGCCTACGCTGCCAGTGTGGTCGAGACATGGAAAAAG AACAAGCGAGTGAACATCAACAAGGATGAGCTCAAGTCCACCTCCAAGGCCATTGAGACGGTCCATAACCTGTGTTGCAATGAGAACAAAGGAGCCACAGAACTGGTGGCTGAGCTCAGCACTCTGTACCAGTGCATCCG GTTCCCGGTTGTTGCCATGGGGGTGCTGAAATGGGTTGATTGGACGGTCTCTGAGCCCCGCTACTTCCAGCTCCAGACAGACCACACCCCTGTCCATCTAGCGCTTCTGGATGAG ATCAGCACCTGTCACCAGCTCCTGCACCCACAGGTCCTCCAGCTGCTGATCAAGCTATTTGAGACAGAACACTCCCAGCTTGACGTCATGGAGCAG ATGGAGCTGAAGAAGACCCTGTTGGATCGTATGGTCCACCTGCTGAGTCGGGGCTACGTGTTGCCTGTGGTCGGATACATCCGCAAGTGCCTGGAGAAGCTCAACACGGACATCTCTCTCATTCGCTACTTCGTAACAGAA GTGTTGGATGTGATTGCCCCGCCATACACTTCAGACTTTGTCCAGCTGTTCCTGCCCATCCTGGAGAATGACAGCATCGCTGGAACCATTCGGACAGAGGGAGAACATGACCCTGTTGCAGAGTTCATAG CTCACTGCAAATCCAACTTCATCATGATGAACTGA
- the LOC139535937 gene encoding negative elongation factor D isoform X3 → MEPAVFNTLKTYFQAGGSPEHVIQLLSENYSAVAQTVNLLAEWLIQMGVEPAQVQERVENHLKSLLIKHFDPQKADSIFTVEGETPAWLEQMIAHTTWRDLFYKLAEAHPDCLMLNFTVKLISDAGYQGEITSVSTACQQLEVFSRVLRTSLATLLDGGEDNLEKNLPEFAKMVCHGEHTYLFAQAMMSIMSQEEQGGSAMRRIGQEVQKSAHQRGHDASQITLALGTAAAYPRACQALGAMLSKGALNPADITVLFKMFSSMDPPPVELIRVPAFLDLFMQSLFKPGSKINQDHKHKYIHILAYAASVVETWKKNKRVNINKDELKSTSKAIETVHNLCCNENKGATELVAELSTLYQCIRFPVVAMGVLKWVDWTVSEPRYFQLQTDHTPVHLALLDEISTCHQLLHPQVLQLLIKLFETEHSQLDVMEQMELKKTLLDRMVHLLSRGYVLPVVGYIRKCLEKLNTDISLIRYFVTEVLDVIAPPYTSDFVQLFLPILENDSIAGTIRTEGEHDPVAEFIAHCKSNFIMMN, encoded by the exons TGCTGTATTCAACACCCTTAAAAC ATATTTTCAGGCTGGTGGCTCCCCTGAACACGTCATCCAGCTCCTGTCGGAGAACTACTCCGCTGTGGCCCAGACTGTCAACCTGCTGGCAGAGTGGCTCATCCAGATGG GTGTAGAGCCAGCTCAGGTGCAGGAACGGGTAGAGAATCACTTGAAGAGTCTGCTGATCAAGCACTTTGACCCCCAGAAGGCTGACTCCATCTTTAccgtggagggagag ACTCCTGCCTGGCTGGAACAGATGATCGCCCACACCACCTGGAGAGACCTTTTCTACAAGCTGGCCGAGGCCCACCCTGACTGTCTGATGCTCAACTTCACTGTCAAG ctCATCTCAGACGCGGGCTACCAGGGGGAGATCACCAGTGTGTCCACGGCGTGCCAGCAGCTGGAGGTGTTCTCCAGGGTCCTGAGAACCTCTCTGGCCACACtgctggatggaggagaggacaacCTGGAGAAGAACCTGCCAGAGTTCGCT AAGATGGTGTGTCACGGGGAGCACACTTACCTGTTTGCCCAGGCCATGATGTCCATCATGTctcaggaggagcagggagggtCGGCCATGCGCAGGATCGGCCAGGAAGTACAGAAGTCTGCACATCAGAG GGGGCATGATGCCAGTCAGATCACCCTAGCATTGGGCACAGCAGCAGCCTACCCTCGAGCTTGCCAGGCCCTGGGTGCAATGCTGTCCAAAGGGGCACTCAACCCTGCTGACATCACTGTGCTCTTCAAGATGTTCAGCAGCATGGACCCACCTCCCGTAGAGCTG ATTCGAGTGCCTGCCTTCCTGGACCTGTTTATGCAGTCGCTATTCAAGCCAGGCTCCAAGATCAACCAGGACCATAAACACAAATACATTCACATCCTGGCCTACGCTGCCAGTGTGGTCGAGACATGGAAAAAG AACAAGCGAGTGAACATCAACAAGGATGAGCTCAAGTCCACCTCCAAGGCCATTGAGACGGTCCATAACCTGTGTTGCAATGAGAACAAAGGAGCCACAGAACTGGTGGCTGAGCTCAGCACTCTGTACCAGTGCATCCG GTTCCCGGTTGTTGCCATGGGGGTGCTGAAATGGGTTGATTGGACGGTCTCTGAGCCCCGCTACTTCCAGCTCCAGACAGACCACACCCCTGTCCATCTAGCGCTTCTGGATGAG ATCAGCACCTGTCACCAGCTCCTGCACCCACAGGTCCTCCAGCTGCTGATCAAGCTATTTGAGACAGAACACTCCCAGCTTGACGTCATGGAGCAG ATGGAGCTGAAGAAGACCCTGTTGGATCGTATGGTCCACCTGCTGAGTCGGGGCTACGTGTTGCCTGTGGTCGGATACATCCGCAAGTGCCTGGAGAAGCTCAACACGGACATCTCTCTCATTCGCTACTTCGTAACAGAA GTGTTGGATGTGATTGCCCCGCCATACACTTCAGACTTTGTCCAGCTGTTCCTGCCCATCCTGGAGAATGACAGCATCGCTGGAACCATTCGGACAGAGGGAGAACATGACCCTGTTGCAGAGTTCATAG CTCACTGCAAATCCAACTTCATCATGATGAACTGA